Sequence from the Nitrospirota bacterium genome:
GGTTTGAGAAAGACCTTTTTCTGAACATTGGCAACCGTGAGAAAGAGGCAGATTACACCAAAAAGTGGAATGCAGCGGTTGATGAGACTGTCAAGGCAGTCACTGAGTCAGAAAAAGTGCTTACTGTTCAGTCTGACAAGGATACGTTGAAGGATGTTAAGACTGAATTGGCTGTATATGTGGCTGGCATGAGAAAGGTCATGGGCCTGCTTGTGTCCGGGGCAATCAAAGATGCTGCAGGAGGCAATGCAGCGATCGCTGAAGTCAAGGATGCCATACACAAGATGGAGACTGCTGCAGAAACACTCGACCACGAGGCGAACAAGCGCGTTGAGCAGGCAGAGAGCAATATGAACGCATTTTCGAGGCGCATATCCATCATTCTGCTGTCCCTTGTTATTATTGCCCTTCTGGTGAGCGTTGCTATCAGTCTGCTGATAACCCGCAGTATTACAGCTCCTCTGATCTTAGGTGTGGATGTTGCCAACAAGCTTGCCAACGGAGACCTGACGCTCGATATCCAGACGCAGAGC
This genomic interval carries:
- a CDS encoding methyl-accepting chemotaxis protein: MFKDMKIGSKLFMGFGIVVFVMIAIGGAGYWGASSITGETVKLLHTDVALSETAMEVTIGILNMRRFEKDLFLNIGNREKEADYTKKWNAAVDETVKAVTESEKVLTVQSDKDTLKDVKTELAVYVAGMRKVMGLLVSGAIKDAAGGNAAIAEVKDAIHKMETAAETLDHEANKRVEQAESNMNAFSRRISIILLSLVIIALLVSVAISLLITRSITAPLILGVDVANKLANGDLTLDIQTQSKDETGQLLSAMKNMVEKLKETIVDVKSAADNVASGSSELSASSEQMSQGASEQASSVEEVSSSMEEMVSNIRQNADNAQQTDKIA